The following are encoded together in the Salvia hispanica cultivar TCC Black 2014 chromosome 6, UniMelb_Shisp_WGS_1.0, whole genome shotgun sequence genome:
- the LOC125197534 gene encoding factor of DNA methylation 1-like, whose product MGEEDISEMKEMLYKGFKAGNEKVKASDGKFACPYCACKDQDYDYVSLLQHAIRVSEGSLSLHQRARHSAMATYLAIDISYQSPEKYSDDEWVPPKPTKRSRTQVTKKNNSKGKAAAHAKDVARAEQSEKEAAELKKKLDETTAKTARRQQRAKETRAKLERKMDETREEMNVLITKERASNDELQGVRKELIKGFRESSSRGHIGLKTIGELDHDAFINHLVMRMPPGDNVIRGVELCTEWEEKIKDVHWHPFNISEDANGKPQRSINEEDRVLVSLKEEFGEEIHDMVVDAVTEIHDHTFSGSCELWNFQDKRKASLVEVVHSLFKLPAAKRTSKQRKQTKGA is encoded by the exons ATGGGTGAGGAGGACATCTCGGAGATGAAAGAAATGTTGTATAAAGGTTTCAAAGCTGGAAATGAGAAGGTGAAGGCGTCTGATGGAAAATTTGCATGCCCCTATTGCGCATGTAAAGACCAGGACTATGACTATGTTAGCCTCCTCCAGCATGCTATTCGTGTGTCGGAGGGCTCCCTAAGCCTCCACCAGAGAGCCAGACATTCTGCAATGGCTACATATCTTGCCATTGATATATCATACCAATCACCAGAGAAATATTCCGATGATGAATGGGTGCCTCCAAAACCTACGAAGAGGTCAAGAACACAAGTCACTAAAAAG aataattcaaaaggaAAGGCAGCTGCGCATGCCAAAGATGTGGCCAGAGCAGAACAG AGCGAGAAGGAGGCTgctgaattgaagaaaaagtTGGATGAGACGACAGCAAAGACTGCTAGAAGACAACAA AGGGCGAAGGAGACCCGCGCTAAATTGGAGAGAAAGATGGATGAGACGAGAGAAGAGATGAATGTGCTTATCACAAAAGAGCGAGCTTCCAACGATGAGCTGCAAGGGGTTCGCAAAGAACTTATCAAG GGGTTTAGAGAGAGTAGCAGCCGTGGCCATATTGGATTGAAAACAATTGGAGAACTCGATCACGACGCCTTCATCAACCATTTGGTGATGAGAATGCCTCCCGGCGACAATGTGATCAGAGGCGTCGAGCTCTGCACAGAGTGGGAAGAAAAGATTAAAGATGTGCACTGGCATCCCTTCAACATCAGCGAAGATGCCAATGGAAAGCCTCAGAGATCGATCAACGAGGAGGATCGCGTATTGGTATCTCTCAAGGAAGAATTTGGTGAGGAGATACACGATATGGTTGTTGATGCTGTCACTGAGATCCATGACCATACCTTCAGTGGAAGCTGCGAGCTGTGGAACTTTCAAGACAAAAGGAAGGCGTCGCTTGTTGAAGTTGTCCACTCCCTCTTCAAGCTTCCAGCTGCTAAACGAACTTCTAAACAAAGGAAGCAAACCAAAGGAGCCTAA
- the LOC125192009 gene encoding KIN14B-interacting protein At4g14310, with the protein MSTASVRRIKERGGGGGKISAAPAAGKVSPVSTGKENPRPTSRVRAATQKPTLKPMARVDKSVALPPPPQAEETRPRRSSSSVPRGRSSSPFEFSRALPDLRKNASRGCVGSARGKESGASLKGLNVKCGGKFDLEQSVGKDLTKKGVFLGDLSKDKVNIRAANEGRCNMKDERSNLEKWGLKDFMKIEPSMEEPKGESQENGKLDVTVITGDGDEKGRNLKPVVKKSDIEEVSLKTGSEAGPKSSKFTEEVKMKSSAVGVVPGSSSRESKMVNTGGSGPSAPRENAANKYPSKLHEKLAFLEGKVKRIASDIKRTKEILDMNNPDASKLMLSDIQEKITGIEKAMVCVAGGDVEKTLVDKEKEVRDAQGTSKGLNAEDLEARLFPHHKLIRDRTLSKATVRGSETCVSEVGESTDTLAVDEKATIFEDNSVAVELLVAKEESHVGEEVRELQEMDGSKTFVAESSSLNALNDKVSIDAFLIADEKLNEFDDEEIVPAMTFEEEVEEDSSYKLNGIGRKTTTGGWFVSEGESVLLAHDDGYCSFYDISNSEEKAEYKPPSGVVPNIWQDCWMVRAPSADGCSGRYVVAASAGNSANSGFCSWDFYTKKICAYHFEDETTRVRTALAPLPNNTMHGRFTLSNAMAAENQQWWYKPCGPLIMSGCSYQRMVQLYDIRDGEQVMKWELHRPLTAMDYSSPLQWRTRGKVAVAESDSISVWDVSSLSSQALLSVSSSGRRISAFHVNNTDAELGGGVRQRVSSAEAEGNDGVFCTSDSINVLDFRQPSGIALKIPKVGVDVQSAFSRGDSIYIGCSTLTSAAKKQYSSQIQQFSLRKQRLFSTYMLPESNAHSSFTALTQVWGSSNYVMGVSGLGLFVFDSLKDDGLPSYTMDYNSSQNVKEIIGQDDMYYPSFDYLSSRVLLISKDRPAQWRYLF; encoded by the exons ATGTCCACAGCATCGGTGCGCCGGATTAAAGAgcgcggcggcggaggagggaAAATCTCCGCCGCACCCGCCGCCGGCAAAGTCTCCCCAGTTTCAACCGGGAAGGAGAATCCCAGGCCCACGTCACGGGTTCGGGCGGCGACGCAGAAGCCCACTCTGAAGCCCATGGCGCGGGTAGACAAGTCCGTGgcgctgccgccgccgccacagGCGGAGGAGACACGGCCCAGGCGTTCTAGCTCATCTGTGCCGAGAGGTAGGAGTTCTAGCCCCTTTGAATTTAGTAGGGCATTGCCTGATTTAAGGAAAAATGCTTCGAGGGGTTGTGTCGGCTCGGCCAGGGGAAAAGAGAGTGGGGCTAGTTTGAAAGGTTTGAATGTGAAATGTGGTGGAAAATTTGATCTTGAACAAAGTGTTGGAAAGGATTTGACCAAAAAAGGGGTTTTTTTGGGTGACCTAAGCAAAGATAAGGTCAACATTAGGGCTGCCAACGAGGGGAGGTGCAATATGAAAGATGAAAGATCGAATCTTGAGAAATGGGGTTTGAAAGATTTCATGAAAATTGAACCAAGTATGGAGGAGCCAAAAGGGGAATCTCAAGAAAATGGGAAACTAGATGTAACGGTTATAACTGGGGATGGTGATGAAAAAGGACGGAACTTGAAGCCCGTGGTGAAAAAATCTGATATTGAGGAAGTTAGTTTGAAAACTGGTTCAGAGGCTGGTCCCAAAAGTAGCAAATTTACTGAGGAAGTGAAGATGAAGTCTAGCGCAGTAGGAGTCGTACCAGGGTCAAGTTCAAGGGAGTCGAAGATGGTGAACACAGGTGGTAGCGGTCCGAGTGCTCCCAGAGAGAATGCTGCAAACAAGTATCCAAGCAAGCTTCATGAGAAGCTTGCCTTTTTGGAAGGGAAAGTGAAAAGGATAGCATCTGATATAAAGAGGACGAAAGAAATATTGGACATGAATAACCCGGATGCCTCCAAGTTGATGTTGTCGGATATTCAAGAGAAGATTACGGGGATCGAGAAGGCCATGGTATGTGTTGCTGGTGGCGATGTGGAAAAGACTCTGGTTGATAAAGAAAAGGAAGTCAGGGATGCTCAGGGCACATCTAAGGGTTTGAATGCTGAAGATTTGGAAGCACGGCTGTTTCCTCATCATAAGTTGATTAGAGATAGGACTTTATCCAAGGCAACAGTTAGAGGTTCTGAGACTTGTGTATCAGAAGTCGGAGAGTCTACAGACACTCTTGCTGTGGATGAGAAGGCAACTATTTTCGAAGACAATTCTGTTGCTGTGGAATTGCTTGTGGCTAAGGAAGAATCACATGTTGGTGAAGAAGTAAGAGAGCTTCAAGAGATGGACGGTTCTAAGACGTTTGTTGCAGAAAGTTCTTCTTTAAATGCACTTAATGACAAAGTTAGTATTGATGCTTTCCTTATTGCTGATGAAAAGCTTAATGAATTTGATGACGAAGAGATAGTGCCAGCCATGACATTCGAAGAGGAGGTAGAGGAAGACTCTAGTTATAAACTGAATGGTATCGGGCGGAAGACCACAACTGGAGGTTGGTTTGTGTCCGAGGGAGAGTCTGTTCTTCTGGCTCATGATGATGGATATTGTTCTTTTTATGACATTTCTAATTCTGAG GAGAAGGCCGAATACAAGCCCCCATCTGGAGTTGTCCCAAATATATGGCAAGATTGCTGGATGGTACGAGCCCCTAGTGCAGATGGATGTTCTGGAAGATATGTTGTGGCGGCATCTGCTGGAAATTCTGCGAATTCAGGCTTCTGCTCGTGGGATTTCTACACCAAAAAGATATGTGCTTATCATTTTGAAGATGAAACCACTCGTGTTAGAACAGCCCTTGCTCCTCTGCCGAACAACACAATGCATGGAAGATTCACTCTGTCAAATGCTATGGCTGCTGAAAACCAACAATGGTGGTATAAACCATGTGGACCTCTCATTATGTCGGGTTGTAGCTATCAGAGGATGGTCCAACTCTATGATATCCGTGATGGGGAGCAAGTGATGAAATGGGAGTTGCATAGGCCTCTTACCGCAATGGACTATTCAAGTCCTTTGCAGTGGAGAACTAGAGGAAAAGTGGCAGTCGCAGAATCGGACAGTATTTCTGTTTGGGATGTCAGCTCTCTTAGTTCTCAGGCACTGCTTTCAGTATCTTCTTCTGGTCGTAGAATCTCCGCTTTTCATGTGAATAACACTGATGCGGAACTTGGTGGAGGAGTTAGACAAAG GGTTAGTTCAGCAGAAGCAGAAGGAAATGATGGAGTATTCTGCACTTCAGATTCCATCAATGTTCTAGATTTCCGTCAACCTTCAGGCATTGCTCTAAAGATACCTAAAGTTGGAGTGGACGTGCAGTCAGCTTTCTCACGTGGGGATTCCATCTACATTGGATGTTCTACTTTAACATCAGCTGCGAAAAAGCAATACTCCTCCCAAATCCAGCAGTTCTCTTTGCGCAAACAGAGGCTCTTCAGCACATATATGTTACCTGAGTCAAATGCTCACAGCAGCTTCACAGCATTGACCCAAGTTTGGGGAAGTTCAAACTACGTCATGGGAGTTAGTGGACttggtttatttgttttcGACTCCTTGAAGGATGATGGACTACCTTCCTACACAATGGATTATAACAGCTCCCAAAATGTCAAAGAAATCATTGGACAAGATGACATGTACTATCCCTCTTTCGATTACTTGTCTTCAAGGGTCCTGCTCATATCCAAAGATCGTCCTGCGCAGTGGAGGTACTTATTCTAG
- the LOC125192081 gene encoding phosphate transporter PHO1-like, with translation MVKFSKELEAQLIPEWKDAFLDYWQLKKHIKKIKLARKSKHSDSDFGRSIFDPIRRLAGNISASATAHKWSENNQMRSKIGEDEEEIDETEHTQLFSEEYEVRLFFEILDDELKKVNEFYSEKESEFLERGELLNKQLEILLNLKRVLSHRRHWKTPPPKTAAGDSAPDSPSWQQSSDFSECGSPTTEETTDDVIAALEKNGVKFDYSSKPKKGRKPKITMRLDIPATTPARTISAVTSMLREDSSNHPKKGGGECINRSKIQSADKMIRGAFVELYRGLGLLKTYSSLNMVAFTKILKKFDKVSNQHASVDYLKRVKRSDFISSDKVVRLMDEVESLFTEHYTNNDRKKAMKFLRPLHHKDSHVVTFFVGLFTGSFVTLFCVYAILAHISGMFSPATQTAYMEMVYPIFSMFALLSLHLFMYGCNLLMWKNSRINYNFIFEFQPSNALKYRDAFLICTSLMTAVVAALVLHLVLLSTGFFPHEVDFIPGVLLLCALLLLICPLNVFYRPTRYCFLRVIRNIICSPFYKVLLVDFFMADQLTSQIPLLRHMEAASCYLVAGGFKTHRYETCKSGKMYRELAYVISFAPYYWRAMQCARRWFDESNPDHLANLGKYVSAMVAAGVRLTYARQPSKLWLFAVLVTSVVATVYQMYWDFVKDWGLLNRKSKNPWLRDHLVLKNTTIYYVSIALNFVLRILWVEAVIKFNAGALEMHMLDFFLASMEVIRRGHWNYYRLENEHLHNAGKFRAVKTVPLPFKEMDSD, from the exons ATGGTGAAGTTCTCGAAAGAGCTGGAAGCGCAGCTCATCCCGGAATGGAAAGATGCATTTCTCGACTATTGGCAGCTCAAGAAACACATCAAAAAGATTAAGTTGGCAAGAAAATCCAAACACTCCGACTCCGATTTCGGTCGCTCCATTTTCGACCCCATTCGCCGTCTCGCTGGAAATATCTCCGCCTCCGCCACCGCCCATAAATGGTCCGAAAATAACCAG aTGAGGAGTAAAATTGGTGaggatgaagaagaaattgatgAAACTGAGCATACTCAGCTCTTTTCAGAAGAATATGAg GTTAGGCTATTTTTTGAGATTTTAGACGATGAgctgaaaaaagtaaatgaattCTATTCggaaaaagaaagtgaattTCTTGAAAGAGGAGAATTACTAAATAAGCAGCTGGAGATACTGCTAAACCTCAAGCGTGTTCTAAGCCATCGCCGCCACTGGAAAACCCCGCCGCCTAAGACCGCCGCTGGTGACTCGGCGCCTGACTCGCCGTCGTGGCAACAGAGCTCGGACTTCTCCG aGTGTGGAAGTCCGACGACGGAAGAAACAACCGACGATGTGATAGCTGCACTAGAAAAAAATGGGGTGAAATTCGACTATTCATCAAAGCCAAAGAAAGGGAGGAAGCCCAAGATCACGATGAGACTAGACATTCCGGCGACAACGCCGGCGCGGACCATCTCCGCCGTCACATCCATGCTGCGTGAGGATTCCTCCAACCACCCCAAAAAAGGAGGAGGCGAATGCATCAACCGGAGCAAGATTCAGTCTGCTGATAAGATGATACGAGGGGCATTTGTGGAACTTTACAGAGGCCTTGGCTTGCTTAAAACATACAG CTCGTTGAATATGGTTGCCTTCACAAAGATACTCAAGAAATTCGATAAG GTATCGAATCAGCATGCATCAGTGGATTACCTGAAAAGAGTGAAGAGATCCGATTTCATCAGTTCAGATAAG GTGGTAAGATTGATGGATGAAGTAGAGTCCTTATTCACAGAGCACTACACCAACAATGACAGGAAGAAAGCCATGAAGTTCTTGAGGCCACTGCATCACAAAGACTCCCACGTTGTCACCTTTTTCGTTG GTTTATTCACAGGTAGTTTTGTGACACTGTTTTGTGTCTATGCAATCTTGGCACATATAAGTGGCATGTTCTCACCAGCAACACAGACAGCGTATATGGAAATGGTCTATCCGATTTTTAG CATGTTTGCATTGCTGAGCCTGCATTTGTTCATGTATGGTTGCAATCTTCTTATGTGGAAAAACAGCAGGATAAACTACAACTTCATCTTTGAGTTCCAGCCTAGCAATGCCCTCAAGTACAGGGACGCCTTCCTCATCTGCACCTCTTTGATGACTGCTGTCGTTGCTGCTCTGGTGCTGCACCTCGTCTTGCTCTCAACGGGCTTCTTTCCTCACGAGGTCGATTTCATCCCCGGGGTCTTGCTGCTG TGTGCTCTCCTGCTGCTGATATGCCCGTTGAACGTGTTTTACCGGCCAACGCGCTACTGTTTCCTTAGAGTCATCCGGAACATCATCTGCTCCCCTTTTTACAAG GTTTTGCTGGTGGACTTCTTCATGGCTGATCAGCTAACTAGCCAGATCCCATTGTTGAGGCACATGGAAGCCGCGTCGTGCTATCTTGTCGCGGGAGGGTTCAAAACGCACCGCTATGAGACCTGCAAGTCGGGGAAGATGTATAGGGAGCTGGCATATGTCATCTCCTTTGCGCCCTACTACTGGCGAGCAATGCAG TGTGCAAGGAGATGGTTCGATGAGAGCAATCCGGATCACCTGGCTAATCTAGGGAAGTATGTGTCAGCCATGGTGGCAGCGGGGGTAAGGCTAACCTACGCCAGACAGCCATCGAAGTTATGGCTGTTCGCAGTTTTGGTGACTTCAGTTGTGGCCACAGTTTACCAGATGTATTGGGATTTTGTTAAGGATTGGGGGCTTCTCAATAGGAAGTCCAAGAATCCATGGCTCAGAGATCATCTCGTGCTCAAGAACACAACCATTTACTATGTGTCCATT GCATTGAACTTTGTCCTGAGAATACTATGGGTGGAGGCGGTGATCAAGTTCAACGCAGGGGCGTTGGAGATGCACATGCTCGACTTCTTCTTGGCTTCGATGGAGGTGATAAGGCGTGGACACTGGAACTACTACAG GTTGGAAAATGAGCACTTGCACAATGCTGGCAAGTTTAGAGCAGTCAAGACAGTGCCCTTACCATTCAAAGAAATGGATTCGGACTGA
- the LOC125197047 gene encoding uncharacterized protein LOC125197047, with protein MSSYPARRILTPGASRKRKETEAALVPLTSVSRAVSGATTSSKGSEPQPVASNRLLAGYMAYEFLTKGTLFGQKFDPGRAEAMPVNVAEPKRNRHGKEAEPMVKPKPESYAEVANIIRSDAVHIQGVVNPTQLARWIQM; from the coding sequence ATGAGTAGTTACCCCGCGCGAAGAATATTGACACCTGGGGCCTCACGCAAGCGGAAAGAGACGGAAGCGGCGTTAGTTCCACTAACGTCCGTCAGCCGCGCCGTTAGTGGGGCAACGACGTCGTCTAAGGGATCCGAGCCGCAGCCGGTGGCGTCGAACCGGCTCTTAGCCGGGTACATGGCGTACGAGTTCCTGACCAAAGGAACGCTCTTCGGGCAGAAGTTCGACCCGGGGCGGGCGGAGGCGATGCCGGTGAACGTGGCGGAGCCGAAGAGGAACAGGCATGGGAAGGAAGCCGAGCCGATGGTGAAGCCGAAGCCGGAGAGTTATGCTGAGGTGGCAAATATAATTAGAAGCGATGCGGTCCACATACAGGGAGTAGTCAACCCCACGCAATTAGCTCGGTGGATTCAAATGTAG